From Salvelinus sp. IW2-2015 linkage group LG2, ASM291031v2, whole genome shotgun sequence, one genomic window encodes:
- the LOC111976587 gene encoding ras-related protein M-Ras: MATSSAVPSDNLLTYKLVVVGDGGVGKSALTIQFFQKIFVSDYDPTIEDSYLKHTEIDGQWAILDVLDTAGQEEFSAMREQYMRTGDGFLIVFSVTDKASFEHVDRFHQLILRVKDREAFPMVLVANKVDLVHLRKITSDQGQEMAAKHNITYIETSAKDPPMNVDKAFHELVRVIRQQIPERSLKKKKKMKWRGERSAGSHKVHCVIL; encoded by the exons ATGGCAACCAGCAGCGCGGTGCCTAGCGACAACCTCCTCACGTACaagctggtggtggtgggggatggTGGAGTGGGGAAGAGCGCTCTCACCATCCAGTTCTTCCAGAAGATCTTTGTGTCTGACTACGACCCCACCATCGAGGACTCctacctgaaacacacagagatagaTGGACAGTGGGCCatcctggatg TGCTGGATACGGCAGGCCAAGAGGAGTTCAGTGCTATGAGGGAGCAGTACATGAGGACGGGGGACGGCTTCCTCATCGTGTTCTCTGTGACAGACAAGGCCAGCTTTGAACATGTGGACCGCTTCCACCAGCTCATCCTCAGGGTCAAAGACAG GGAGGCCTTCCCCATGGTGCTGGTGGCCAATAAGGTGGACTTGGTTCACCTCCGCAAAATCACCAGCGACCAGGGGCAGGAAATGGCTGCCAAACACAAT ATCACATACATTGAGACAAGTGCCAAGGATCCCCCTATGAATGTGGACAAGGCGTTCCATGAACTAGTCAGGGTTATAAG GCAGCAGATCCCAGAGAGGAgcctgaagaagaagaagaagatgaagtgGCGAGGAGAACGATCTGCGGGTTCTCACAAAGTCCACTGTGTCATCTTGTGA